Proteins from one Bradyrhizobium amphicarpaeae genomic window:
- a CDS encoding M48 family metallopeptidase encodes MSDLFAEAPAQSAKPTIFFDGTSSRRRQVTLALADALEILEEGEAPVRWAYADIRRADSPAGILRLACITAPPLARLEIRDAALAADVTVRCTHLDEHRTSRRGVARIVGWSVAAAVSIVCVVLFGVPLAADRLAPLVPKPIERRIGDASEVQVKTIFGRSVCEDPAGKAAFTKLVNRLRDAAGLDDDSMTAGVLPTAVPNAFALPGGKVYVLRGLLDKAENPDELAGILAHELGHLKHYDNMRGLIYNGGTSFLIGLLFGDVTGSSAVIFASRSVVEASYSREAETAADTFAIEIMHKLGRSPKPAFELMYRITGKEGGSKLTTILASHPLTEDRLARMTKEDRPASGPPLLTDKEWQSLKLICGSGKI; translated from the coding sequence GTGAGTGACTTGTTTGCCGAGGCGCCGGCGCAGTCCGCCAAGCCGACCATCTTCTTCGACGGCACGTCGAGCCGAAGACGGCAGGTGACGTTGGCGCTCGCCGATGCGCTCGAGATCCTCGAGGAGGGCGAGGCGCCGGTTCGCTGGGCCTATGCCGATATCCGCCGCGCCGACAGTCCGGCCGGGATCTTGCGCCTGGCGTGCATCACGGCGCCGCCGCTGGCGCGGCTCGAGATCCGCGACGCAGCGCTCGCCGCCGACGTGACCGTCCGCTGCACCCATCTCGACGAGCACCGGACCTCGCGCCGCGGCGTCGCAAGGATCGTCGGCTGGTCGGTGGCCGCTGCCGTCTCCATCGTCTGCGTCGTGCTGTTCGGTGTGCCGCTCGCCGCCGACCGTCTCGCGCCGCTGGTGCCAAAACCGATCGAGCGGCGCATCGGCGATGCCTCCGAAGTCCAGGTGAAGACCATCTTCGGCCGCAGCGTGTGCGAAGACCCCGCCGGCAAGGCCGCGTTCACCAAGCTGGTCAACCGCCTGCGCGATGCCGCCGGCCTCGACGACGATTCCATGACGGCGGGCGTGCTGCCGACCGCGGTGCCGAACGCATTCGCGCTGCCCGGCGGCAAGGTCTACGTGCTGAGGGGCCTGCTCGACAAGGCGGAGAACCCCGACGAGCTTGCCGGCATCCTCGCCCACGAGCTCGGCCATCTCAAGCATTACGACAACATGCGCGGGCTGATCTACAATGGCGGCACATCGTTCCTGATCGGCCTGTTGTTCGGCGACGTCACCGGCTCGTCTGCCGTGATCTTCGCCTCGCGCAGCGTGGTGGAGGCCTCCTACTCACGCGAGGCCGAAACCGCTGCCGATACATTCGCGATCGAGATCATGCACAAGCTCGGCCGCTCGCCGAAGCCAGCTTTTGAGCTGATGTACCGCATCACCGGCAAGGAGGGCGGCTCGAAGCTCACGACGATCCTCGCCAGCCACCCGCTGACCGAAGACCGCCTCGCGCGGATGACGAAAGAGGATCGCCCGGCCTCCGGCCCGCCGCTGCTGACCGACAAGGAATGGCAGTCGCTGAAGCTGATCTGCGGCAGCGGGAAGATTTGA
- the upp gene encoding uracil phosphoribosyltransferase → MEGVTIVDHPLVQHKLTLVRDKSISTKSFRELIKEIGMLLCYEVTRDLPLTDTVIETPLATMHSAKIAGKKLVFVPMLRAGTTFVDGMMDLVPTARVAHIGLYREPHSFAAVEYFFKSPSDLSERLAIVVTPVVATANTAVAAIDRLKERGAKDIRLACLIAAPEGLERLRGLHPDVPIWTAAVDEGLDETGFIVPGLGDAGDRAYGTR, encoded by the coding sequence ATGGAAGGCGTCACGATCGTCGATCATCCGCTGGTGCAGCACAAGCTGACGCTGGTGCGGGACAAATCGATCTCGACAAAGTCGTTCCGCGAGCTGATCAAGGAGATCGGCATGCTGCTCTGCTACGAGGTGACGCGCGATCTGCCGCTCACCGATACCGTGATCGAGACGCCGCTGGCGACGATGCACTCGGCCAAGATCGCCGGCAAGAAGCTGGTGTTCGTGCCGATGCTGCGCGCCGGCACCACCTTCGTCGACGGCATGATGGATCTGGTGCCGACCGCGCGTGTCGCCCATATCGGGCTCTACCGCGAGCCGCACAGCTTTGCCGCGGTCGAGTATTTCTTCAAGTCGCCGTCGGATCTCAGCGAGCGCCTCGCCATCGTGGTGACGCCTGTCGTCGCGACCGCCAACACGGCCGTGGCCGCCATCGACCGGCTCAAGGAGCGCGGCGCGAAGGATATCCGCCTCGCCTGCCTGATCGCAGCGCCGGAAGGGTTGGAACGGCTGCGCGGATTGCATCCTGATGTGCCGATCTGGACGGCGGCCGTGGACGAAGGTCTCGACGAGACCGGCTTCATCGTACCGGGCCTCGGCGACGCCGGCGACCGCGCCTACGGGACGCGGTAG
- a CDS encoding URC4/urg3 family protein, whose product MADALELQARSLLTADAVRVRAGQMLQVGLAGGLSHFTIDLDRMDGVAEAVLAVTRKAYPTLEIPFHARWRHFVLGGVDRWAGLADATSWPDRAARARAEFDLAIVSVLLDAGAGAAWRYRDAVTGESIGRSEGLAIASLDMFASGLFSGDARAPFRADADVLAKLPLAALTSAFQASEANPLLGLEGRTDLLRRLGRQVAEHADVFGLHDTPRPGGLFDYIAAQAVDGAIAAPAILSAVLNQLGPIWPSRLELSGIPLGDCWRHPAINTDGLVPLHKLSQWLSYSLIEPLQRAGYDVTDIDGLTGLAEYRNGGLFVDHEVLRLRDAADAERAHAVDSLLVVEWRALTVALLDRLAELVRAKLGRSPETLPLASILEGGTWAAGRAIAFARRPDGSPPLKVISDGTVF is encoded by the coding sequence ATGGCGGACGCTTTGGAATTGCAGGCACGCTCGCTGCTCACCGCAGATGCGGTGCGCGTGCGGGCCGGGCAGATGCTTCAGGTCGGCCTTGCCGGCGGCTTGAGCCACTTCACGATCGATCTCGACCGCATGGACGGCGTCGCGGAGGCCGTGCTCGCGGTGACGCGCAAAGCCTATCCGACGCTGGAGATTCCGTTCCACGCGCGCTGGCGGCACTTTGTGCTCGGCGGCGTTGACCGCTGGGCGGGGCTGGCCGACGCGACCTCGTGGCCGGATCGCGCCGCGCGGGCGCGGGCCGAGTTCGACCTCGCCATCGTCAGCGTGCTGCTTGATGCCGGCGCGGGTGCGGCGTGGCGATATCGCGATGCCGTGACGGGCGAAAGCATCGGCCGGTCCGAGGGGCTCGCGATCGCAAGCCTCGACATGTTTGCGAGCGGCCTGTTCTCGGGTGACGCGCGCGCGCCGTTCAGGGCGGATGCGGACGTGCTGGCAAAGCTGCCGCTCGCCGCACTCACCTCAGCCTTTCAGGCGAGCGAAGCCAATCCGCTGCTCGGGCTGGAAGGTCGCACCGACCTGCTGCGGCGTTTGGGCAGGCAGGTCGCGGAGCACGCCGATGTGTTCGGTCTGCACGATACGCCGCGGCCCGGCGGATTGTTCGACTACATCGCAGCCCAAGCGGTAGACGGCGCCATTGCCGCGCCCGCGATCCTGTCGGCGGTGCTGAACCAGCTCGGGCCGATCTGGCCGTCGCGGCTGGAACTATCAGGCATTCCGCTCGGCGATTGCTGGCGCCATCCGGCGATCAACACGGACGGCCTCGTGCCGCTGCACAAGCTGTCGCAATGGCTGAGCTACTCGCTGATCGAACCGCTGCAGCGCGCAGGCTACGACGTCACGGACATCGACGGCCTCACCGGCCTTGCCGAATACCGCAATGGCGGCCTGTTCGTCGATCACGAGGTGTTGCGGCTGCGCGACGCCGCGGATGCCGAGCGCGCGCATGCGGTGGATTCGCTGCTGGTCGTGGAATGGCGCGCGCTGACGGTGGCGCTGCTGGATCGGCTCGCCGAACTGGTTCGCGCAAAACTCGGTCGTTCGCCGGAGACCTTGCCGCTCGCCAGCATTCTGGAAGGCGGCACCTGGGCCGCCGGCCGCGCCATCGCGTTTGCACGCCGTCCCGATGGTTCACCGCCGCTCAAGGTGATCAGCGACGGTACGGTTTTCTAA
- a CDS encoding GTP cyclohydrolase II encodes MSRANRTDHIRLTSHPEPGRTAAFPIHWGATDARARGPVIGTVSRAGDRNVIGSHGGSYAMYRALAVSAGALDPIRRPDLTNTFPAATIGPFEQWRDPAKIVALDPWGHLVAENFGKEIAEGSDIRPSIAVTRARLDLPEIREALAAKRLRADGEVVHANGSVSVVKIAIDPVWYLPGLAERFKTNETELRRTLFEQTAGMFPELVTRPDMKVFLPPIGGTTVYMFGDVTKLPDHRTKITCRVHDECNGSDVFGSDICTCRPYLIHGIEESARGAQEGGLGLVIYNRKEGRALGEVTKFLVYNARKRQEDGDAAAAYFERTECVAGVQDARFQQLMPDTIHWLGLKRIDRFLSMSDMKHDALTSQGIDIVERVPIPLELIPADAHVEIAAKKAAGYYSTDIAPEKDVDGVVGRSLEKY; translated from the coding sequence ATGAGCCGCGCGAACCGTACCGACCACATCCGCCTGACTTCGCATCCGGAGCCGGGCAGGACAGCCGCCTTCCCGATCCATTGGGGCGCCACGGACGCACGCGCGCGAGGGCCGGTCATCGGAACGGTGTCGCGCGCCGGCGATCGCAACGTGATCGGCAGCCATGGCGGATCCTATGCGATGTACCGCGCGCTCGCGGTGTCCGCAGGCGCGCTCGATCCGATCCGGCGGCCCGACCTCACCAACACGTTTCCGGCCGCGACCATCGGGCCGTTCGAGCAATGGCGCGATCCCGCCAAGATCGTCGCGCTCGATCCCTGGGGGCATCTGGTCGCGGAGAATTTCGGCAAGGAGATCGCCGAGGGATCCGACATCCGCCCCAGCATCGCGGTGACGCGGGCACGGCTCGACCTGCCCGAGATTCGCGAGGCGCTCGCCGCAAAGCGGTTGCGCGCCGACGGCGAGGTCGTGCACGCCAATGGCAGCGTCTCCGTGGTGAAGATCGCGATCGATCCGGTGTGGTACCTGCCCGGCCTTGCCGAGCGCTTCAAGACCAACGAGACCGAGCTGCGCCGCACACTGTTCGAACAGACCGCCGGCATGTTCCCCGAGCTCGTCACGCGTCCGGACATGAAGGTGTTCCTGCCGCCGATCGGCGGCACCACCGTCTACATGTTCGGCGACGTGACCAAGCTGCCGGACCATCGCACCAAGATCACCTGCCGCGTGCATGACGAGTGCAACGGCTCCGACGTGTTCGGCTCCGACATCTGCACCTGCCGGCCCTATCTGATCCACGGCATCGAGGAATCCGCGCGCGGGGCGCAGGAGGGTGGGCTCGGGCTCGTGATCTACAATCGCAAGGAAGGCCGCGCACTCGGCGAGGTCACCAAATTCCTGGTCTACAACGCGCGCAAGCGCCAGGAGGACGGCGATGCAGCCGCGGCCTATTTCGAGCGCACCGAATGCGTCGCCGGCGTCCAGGACGCGCGCTTCCAGCAATTGATGCCGGATACGATCCACTGGCTCGGCCTGAAGCGCATCGACCGCTTCCTGTCGATGAGCGACATGAAGCACGATGCGCTGACCTCACAAGGCATCGACATCGTCGAGCGGGTGCCGATCCCGCTGGAGCTGATCCCGGCCGACGCCCATGTCGAGATCGCGGCGAAGAAGGCCGCCGGCTATTACTCCACCGACATCGCGCCCGAGAAGGACGTGGACGGCGTCGTCGGGCGTTCGCTGGAAAAATATTGA
- a CDS encoding threonine synthase, producing the protein MPASYIDPRNGQLYPLDQPRWCSDERTPLLVTPGAGISREDIDGRTRSLWRYRAALPVEIANPISLGEGCTPLVQQDWGELRPLFKLEWFNPTGSFKDRGSSVMLSFLRQIGVDAILEDSSGNGGSSMAGLGAAGGMRVKILAPASTSPAKIAQVRAYGATVQLVEGPREESEAEAIRQSSQTFYASHNWQPFFLEGTKSLAYEIWEDLGFRAPDNVIVPVGAGSSLLGCAFGFRELLKAGQISKLPRLFAAQPLNCSPIDASFQAGVDTPVARDVTKTIAEGTAIKHPLRLREIIAALRESGGGTVALTEDEIVAALRRLARQGLFAEPTSASAAAALDKLAAAGAIKANETTVAVLTGTGLKAATTVADLVQ; encoded by the coding sequence ATGCCCGCCAGCTACATCGACCCCCGCAACGGACAGCTCTACCCGCTCGACCAGCCGCGCTGGTGCTCGGACGAGCGCACGCCGCTGCTGGTGACGCCGGGGGCGGGTATCTCGCGCGAGGACATCGACGGCCGCACGCGCTCGCTCTGGCGCTATCGCGCGGCGCTGCCGGTCGAGATCGCAAATCCGATCTCGCTCGGCGAGGGCTGCACGCCGCTGGTTCAGCAGGATTGGGGCGAGTTGCGGCCGTTGTTCAAGCTCGAATGGTTCAACCCGACCGGCAGCTTCAAGGACCGCGGCTCTTCCGTGATGCTGTCCTTCCTGCGCCAGATCGGGGTCGATGCCATTCTCGAAGACTCCTCCGGCAATGGCGGCTCGTCGATGGCCGGGCTCGGCGCGGCCGGCGGCATGCGCGTGAAGATTCTCGCGCCGGCTTCGACCTCGCCCGCCAAGATCGCGCAGGTGCGTGCTTATGGCGCGACGGTGCAACTCGTCGAAGGCCCGCGCGAGGAGTCCGAGGCGGAAGCCATCCGCCAGTCGAGCCAGACCTTCTATGCCAGCCATAATTGGCAGCCTTTTTTCCTCGAAGGCACCAAATCGCTCGCCTACGAGATCTGGGAAGATCTCGGCTTCCGCGCGCCCGACAACGTCATCGTCCCCGTCGGCGCCGGCTCGAGCCTGCTCGGCTGCGCCTTCGGCTTCCGCGAGCTGCTGAAGGCCGGGCAGATATCGAAGCTGCCGCGGCTGTTCGCGGCGCAGCCGCTCAATTGCTCGCCGATCGATGCGAGCTTTCAGGCCGGCGTCGACACGCCCGTCGCGCGCGATGTGACCAAGACCATCGCCGAGGGCACCGCCATCAAGCACCCGCTGCGCCTGCGCGAGATCATCGCCGCGTTGCGCGAGAGCGGCGGCGGCACCGTCGCGCTTACGGAAGATGAGATCGTCGCTGCGCTGCGCCGTCTCGCGCGCCAGGGCCTGTTCGCCGAACCGACCAGCGCCAGCGCAGCCGCGGCGCTCGACAAGCTCGCCGCAGCAGGCGCGATCAAGGCGAACGAGACCACGGTCGCCGTCCTCACCGGCACCGGCCTGAAGGCTGCGACGACAGTGGCCGATCTGGTGCAGTAG
- a CDS encoding DUF2927 domain-containing protein, translating into MSALNPSSAALRVALLAFTALAYAPDVAVTAVAGELPAVASRQRAEKKSFTDGEIVDGFLKTAFGAEYHLAGRVDRIRKFDGPVRVYAESDRADRKAQLARVVADIGKRVQHLDIAMIDSNEAANVRVKLVRDRDLFRTLTSFYGAEKAREIRSSLDPQCLSGFRKNDNFEIEHSDVILTVDNGDFTFLDCAYEELLQSLGPINDTASVPWTMFNDNVSMGYFDVYDQYILNLLYDPRIKAGMTVTEVKAVLPTVLADVRSWVKQVNDLKD; encoded by the coding sequence ATGAGCGCATTGAACCCGTCCTCGGCTGCCCTTCGCGTCGCCCTGCTGGCGTTCACGGCGCTCGCTTATGCACCCGACGTCGCGGTCACCGCCGTCGCGGGCGAGTTGCCTGCGGTCGCCTCGCGCCAGCGTGCCGAGAAGAAGAGCTTTACCGACGGCGAGATCGTCGACGGATTCCTGAAGACGGCGTTCGGCGCCGAATATCACCTCGCCGGCCGCGTCGACCGCATCCGCAAGTTCGACGGACCGGTGCGCGTCTACGCCGAGAGCGACCGCGCCGACCGCAAGGCGCAGCTCGCAAGAGTCGTGGCCGACATCGGCAAGCGCGTGCAGCATCTCGACATCGCCATGATCGACAGCAATGAAGCGGCCAACGTGCGGGTGAAGCTGGTGCGCGACCGCGACCTGTTCCGCACCCTCACTAGCTTCTACGGCGCCGAGAAGGCGCGCGAGATCCGCTCTTCGCTCGATCCGCAATGCCTGTCCGGCTTCCGCAAGAACGACAATTTCGAGATCGAGCATTCCGACGTCATCCTCACCGTCGACAACGGCGATTTCACCTTCCTCGACTGCGCCTATGAGGAGCTGCTGCAATCGCTCGGGCCGATCAACGACACCGCGAGCGTGCCCTGGACCATGTTCAACGACAACGTCTCGATGGGCTATTTCGACGTCTACGACCAGTACATCCTCAATCTGCTGTACGATCCCCGCATCAAGGCAGGCATGACCGTGACCGAGGTCAAGGCGGTGCTGCCCACCGTGCTCGCGGATGTGCGCAGCTGGGTCAAGCAGGTGAATGATTTGAAGGATTGA
- a CDS encoding L,D-transpeptidase: MIRFFAAPIAAIALLSAMAGGARAEEFDSRDVMGGGPNFFRGGSSPIPRTTVMYNGNYAPGTIVVNTTERRLYLVLQNGQALRYGIGVGRDGFRWGGVHKITAKKEWPDWTPPSQMLARRPDLPRHMKGGIDNPLGARAMYLGSTLYRIHGSNEPETIGQAVSSGCFRMTNDDVSDLYGRVGVGTTVVVLNN, from the coding sequence ATGATCCGGTTTTTTGCCGCTCCGATTGCCGCCATCGCACTGCTGTCGGCCATGGCGGGCGGCGCACGCGCCGAAGAGTTCGACTCGCGCGACGTCATGGGCGGCGGCCCGAACTTCTTCCGCGGCGGCTCCAGCCCGATCCCCCGCACCACCGTCATGTACAACGGCAATTACGCCCCCGGCACGATCGTGGTGAACACCACGGAGCGCCGGCTGTATCTGGTGCTCCAGAACGGCCAGGCCTTGCGCTACGGCATCGGCGTCGGCCGCGACGGCTTCCGCTGGGGCGGGGTCCACAAGATCACCGCCAAGAAGGAATGGCCGGACTGGACGCCGCCGTCGCAGATGCTGGCCCGCCGCCCCGATTTGCCGCGGCACATGAAGGGCGGCATCGACAATCCGCTCGGCGCCCGCGCGATGTATCTGGGCTCGACGCTGTACCGCATCCACGGCTCGAACGAGCCGGAGACGATCGGCCAAGCGGTCTCCTCGGGCTGCTTCCGCATGACCAACGACGACGTCAGCGATCTCTATGGTCGCGTCGGGGTCGGCACCACGGTGGTGGTGCTGAACAATTAG
- a CDS encoding acetolactate synthase large subunit: MNGAESLVRTMVKGGVDVCFTNPGTSEMHFVAALDRVPGMRCVLGLFEGVVTGAADGYFRMKGTPASTLLHLGPGLANGLANLHNAKKANSGIVNIVGQHAVYHIGFNAPLTSDIEGLARPMSSWVRTSPDAKSVAADGAAAIAAAKSAPPQIATLILPADTAWNEADGVAEVPAEQQRASYSPQAVEQAAKILHGDGEGTLLLMTGSALSEQGLALAERIAAKTGCTVMGPTFRPRMARGRGRYSIDRIHYVIDQALPMLAKFRHIVLVESDDPVAFFAYPNKPSVLRPEGCDVHRMTAWGENSVAALEALAGAVKASAKDVKPQALQELLKPTGALTHASIAQSIAYAIPENAILVDESLTTGRAFFPPTAAAAPHDWLQNMGGSIGFSTPLSIGAAIACPDRKVICMVGDGSAMYTIQSLWTQARENLDIVTIVFANRIYQILRGEFDNVGAGEPGQRANDMLRLDRPTLDFVALAKGMGVPGRAVTNADEFNKALAEAVAEPGPRLIEVQM, encoded by the coding sequence ATGAACGGTGCGGAAAGCCTGGTGCGGACGATGGTCAAGGGTGGGGTGGATGTCTGCTTCACCAACCCAGGCACCTCCGAGATGCATTTTGTCGCAGCGCTCGACCGCGTGCCCGGCATGCGCTGCGTGCTCGGCCTGTTCGAGGGCGTGGTGACAGGCGCCGCCGACGGCTATTTCCGCATGAAGGGCACGCCCGCCTCGACGCTGCTGCATCTCGGCCCCGGCCTCGCCAACGGCCTTGCCAATCTGCATAACGCCAAGAAGGCCAATTCCGGTATCGTCAACATCGTCGGCCAGCACGCCGTCTACCACATCGGCTTCAACGCGCCGCTGACCTCCGACATCGAGGGCCTGGCCCGGCCGATGTCGTCCTGGGTCCGCACCTCGCCGGATGCCAAATCGGTCGCCGCCGACGGCGCCGCCGCGATTGCCGCCGCCAAGAGCGCGCCGCCGCAGATCGCGACCCTGATCCTGCCCGCCGACACCGCCTGGAACGAGGCCGACGGCGTCGCCGAGGTGCCCGCCGAGCAGCAGCGCGCGAGCTATTCGCCGCAGGCGGTCGAGCAGGCCGCAAAGATCCTCCATGGCGACGGCGAGGGCACGCTCTTGCTGATGACCGGCAGCGCGCTCTCGGAGCAGGGCCTGGCGCTGGCCGAGCGCATTGCTGCCAAGACCGGCTGCACGGTGATGGGCCCGACCTTCCGGCCCAGGATGGCGCGCGGCCGCGGCCGTTACTCGATCGATCGCATCCACTATGTCATCGATCAGGCACTGCCGATGCTGGCGAAGTTCCGTCACATCGTGCTGGTCGAGTCTGACGATCCCGTGGCGTTCTTCGCCTATCCGAACAAGCCGAGCGTGCTCAGGCCCGAGGGCTGCGACGTGCATCGCATGACGGCCTGGGGCGAGAACTCGGTCGCCGCGCTCGAAGCGCTCGCCGGCGCGGTCAAGGCCAGCGCCAAGGACGTCAAGCCGCAGGCTTTGCAGGAGTTGCTCAAGCCGACCGGCGCCCTGACCCACGCCTCGATCGCGCAGTCGATCGCCTATGCGATCCCCGAGAATGCGATCCTGGTCGACGAATCCCTCACCACCGGCCGCGCCTTCTTCCCGCCGACGGCGGCGGCCGCCCCGCACGACTGGCTGCAGAACATGGGCGGCTCGATCGGCTTCTCCACCCCGCTGTCGATCGGCGCCGCGATCGCCTGTCCCGACCGCAAGGTGATCTGCATGGTCGGTGACGGCAGCGCGATGTACACCATCCAGTCGCTGTGGACCCAGGCCCGCGAAAACCTTGACATCGTCACCATCGTGTTTGCCAACCGCATCTACCAGATCCTGCGCGGCGAGTTCGACAATGTCGGCGCCGGCGAACCGGGCCAGCGCGCCAACGACATGCTCCGGCTCGACCGGCCGACGCTCGATTTCGTGGCGCTGGCCAAGGGCATGGGCGTGCCCGGCCGCGCCGTCACCAATGCCGACGAGTTCAACAAGGCGCTGGCCGAGGCCGTCGCCGAGCCCGGGCCGCGGCTGATCGAAGTGCAAATGTAA
- a CDS encoding DUF3551 domain-containing protein, protein MRRTILTLASFAALMAVAAPAAQAHPTNDRYCLQGRMWGYPGNCQFTSYQQCQASASGTSAYCGINPRYAYSQQRYY, encoded by the coding sequence ATGCGTCGCACCATCCTCACCCTTGCCTCGTTCGCGGCCTTGATGGCCGTGGCGGCCCCGGCGGCCCAGGCTCACCCCACCAACGACAGGTACTGCCTGCAGGGCCGCATGTGGGGCTATCCCGGCAACTGCCAGTTCACGAGCTATCAGCAGTGTCAGGCCTCCGCCTCCGGCACGTCGGCCTATTGCGGCATCAACCCGCGCTACGCGTATTCGCAGCAGCGCTATTACTGA
- the greA gene encoding transcription elongation factor GreA has protein sequence MSVAFTKEESAETASETLLPDRPISPHPNLVTEAGLQALQAQLQQAREAYEAAQTIEDVNEKRRQSAVPLRDARYLTERLRTAQLVPSPASNDSVAFGSTVTFSRADGRVQTYRIVGEDEADPKAGSISFVAPVARSLMGKAVGDVVGAGAQEIEILSIG, from the coding sequence TTGAGCGTCGCCTTTACCAAGGAAGAAAGCGCCGAAACCGCGTCCGAGACGCTGTTGCCGGATCGCCCGATCTCGCCGCATCCGAATCTCGTGACGGAAGCCGGCCTGCAAGCCTTGCAGGCCCAGCTTCAGCAAGCCCGCGAGGCCTATGAAGCCGCGCAGACGATCGAGGACGTCAACGAGAAGCGCCGGCAATCGGCGGTGCCGTTGCGCGACGCCCGCTACCTGACGGAGCGCTTGCGGACCGCGCAGCTCGTTCCCAGCCCTGCATCGAACGACAGTGTCGCCTTCGGCAGCACGGTGACCTTCAGCCGCGCCGACGGCCGCGTGCAGACCTATCGCATCGTCGGCGAGGACGAAGCCGACCCCAAGGCCGGTTCGATCTCGTTCGTCGCGCCGGTGGCGCGGTCGTTGATGGGGAAGGCGGTGGGTGACGTCGTCGGCGCGGGTGCGCAGGAGATCGAGATCCTGTCCATCGGGTAG
- a CDS encoding SDR family NAD(P)-dependent oxidoreductase has product MATIFITGSTDGLGRASAQMLLDQGHRVVLHARSADRGHALGELRSRAQGIVVGDLSSAAETKAIADQVNAIGRMDAIIHNAGVYTRPGRGATAEGHAETLAINTLAPYMLTALIERPGRLVYLSSGLHRGGEGSLDDLDWTRRPWDAARAYAESKLQIVALAFALPRRWPKVLSNAVDPGWVRTKMGGAGAPVDIDTGARTQSWLAASEDPAALVSGRYWHHLAQQQPASQATDPKFQDELIGRLSKLTGVELPQA; this is encoded by the coding sequence ATGGCGACCATTTTCATCACCGGCAGCACCGACGGCCTCGGCCGGGCGTCGGCGCAAATGCTGCTCGATCAGGGACACCGCGTGGTGCTGCATGCGCGGTCGGCCGATCGCGGTCACGCGCTCGGCGAGCTGAGGTCGCGAGCCCAGGGGATCGTGGTCGGCGATCTCAGCAGCGCGGCCGAGACGAAGGCTATCGCCGATCAGGTCAACGCGATCGGGCGCATGGATGCGATCATCCACAACGCCGGCGTCTACACCCGGCCCGGCCGCGGCGCGACAGCGGAAGGCCACGCCGAGACTTTGGCCATCAACACGCTTGCGCCGTACATGCTGACGGCGCTGATCGAACGGCCCGGCCGCCTGGTGTATCTCAGCAGCGGCCTGCACCGGGGCGGCGAAGGCTCGCTCGACGACCTCGACTGGACCAGGCGTCCCTGGGATGCGGCCAGGGCCTATGCCGAGAGCAAGCTGCAAATCGTCGCGCTGGCGTTCGCGTTGCCGCGGCGCTGGCCCAAGGTTCTGAGCAACGCCGTCGATCCCGGCTGGGTGCGCACGAAGATGGGCGGCGCGGGTGCGCCGGTCGATATCGACACGGGAGCGCGGACACAGAGCTGGCTCGCGGCGAGCGAGGATCCCGCTGCCCTGGTGTCGGGTCGCTACTGGCATCATCTCGCGCAGCAGCAGCCGGCGAGCCAGGCGACCGATCCGAAATTTCAGGACGAGCTCATCGGCAGATTGAGCAAGCTGACGGGCGTCGAGCTGCCGCAGGCGTAG
- a CDS encoding outer membrane protein, translating into MKKFLLSVAAFGMACSGANAADLAARPYTKAPPMVAAVYDWSGFYIGANGGGGSSHKCWDFISPGLGVRVPEGCHDATGGTVGGQVGFRWQSVNWVFGIEGQGNWADFTADNVSTVLFAPTGLRNRSQIEAFGLITGQIGYAWNNVLLYVKGGGAAVADKYRTNDVVTGASFDRASETRFGGVIGGGLEFGFAPNWSVGVEYDHIFLGHRDISFTGTGGFGGVTAGAFTRRERIGQDVDIGLVRLNYRWGGPIIAKY; encoded by the coding sequence ATGAAGAAGTTCCTGCTTTCCGTCGCAGCATTCGGAATGGCCTGCTCAGGTGCCAACGCCGCCGATCTTGCGGCGCGCCCTTACACCAAGGCGCCGCCGATGGTCGCTGCCGTCTACGACTGGAGCGGCTTCTACATCGGCGCCAACGGCGGCGGCGGATCGAGCCACAAGTGCTGGGATTTCATTTCTCCCGGGCTCGGCGTCAGAGTCCCCGAAGGCTGCCACGATGCCACGGGCGGCACGGTTGGCGGGCAGGTCGGGTTTCGGTGGCAGTCCGTCAACTGGGTGTTCGGCATCGAAGGCCAGGGCAACTGGGCCGACTTCACGGCCGACAACGTCAGCACGGTGCTCTTCGCGCCCACAGGTCTTCGCAATCGTTCGCAGATCGAGGCGTTCGGCCTGATCACCGGTCAGATCGGCTATGCCTGGAACAATGTCCTGCTTTACGTGAAGGGCGGCGGCGCGGCAGTGGCCGACAAATACCGAACCAACGACGTCGTCACCGGCGCGTCATTCGATCGGGCCAGCGAAACGCGTTTCGGTGGCGTCATCGGCGGCGGCCTTGAATTCGGCTTCGCTCCGAACTGGTCGGTCGGCGTGGAGTACGACCACATCTTCCTCGGCCATCGCGATATCTCCTTCACCGGGACGGGCGGCTTCGGCGGCGTCACCGCCGGCGCCTTCACGCGCCGGGAGCGGATCGGCCAGGACGTCGACATCGGGCTGGTGCGGTTGAACTATCGCTGGGGCGGTCCGATCATCGCGAAATATTAA